Proteins encoded in a region of the Sphingomonas sp. OV641 genome:
- a CDS encoding ribonuclease R family protein codes for MMRKPKAGLPSRQQILDFIATSDVPAGKREIARAFGLTAQEKIGLKALLKDMSDEGLIDSAPGRAFHKMGGLPKVTVLRVVDVDDGGNIWATPEKWEAETPPPRVRVRERRRGEIGVGTRVLARTEEAGSGWIAHPIKALAPAAEQMIGVLRGEGDRLWLQGVEKKERREYAVSDAGGAQPGDLVLAERAGRPPRITARVVERLGDPFAPRSFSLIAIHRHEISHVFDQETLDEAARVARQPLGDGREDLTHLPIVAIDPADARDHDDAIWAAPDDDPGNPDGWRAVVAIADVSFYVRAGSALDREARRRGNSVYFPDRVVPMLPEVLSADVCSLKEDEDRAAMACHLQITKNGALKSWRFTRAVVRIASNIAYEDAQAAIDGDADTAALPEHLMAALHNLWGCWSALAQARDKREPLGLDLPERQVALDEKGRLLSVAPRERLDAHRLVEDYMIAANVAAAKALEAKKAPVMYRVHEPPTRAKLAALKDYLETFDIPFALGQVIKPATFNNILERVGDADFRPQVMEQVLRTQTQAYYGPGNHGHFGLSLGSYAHFTSPIRRYADLLVHRALTSSYGLGPGGLNGDEDFERLGETISKLERRAMEAERETIDRYVAAFLAERVGEIVDARITGVQNFGFFATVEGVGGDGLMPVSDLGGEYFRYDEAAMRLVGETSGDEYVLGQRLKLRLADSNPVSGALRFELPEGKGARPARRGEREARAPRVLKRRGRPGNIRHQGRRK; via the coding sequence ATGATGCGCAAACCAAAGGCCGGGCTGCCGAGCCGCCAGCAGATCCTCGACTTCATCGCGACCAGCGATGTCCCGGCCGGCAAGCGCGAGATCGCGCGCGCGTTCGGGTTGACGGCGCAGGAGAAGATCGGCCTCAAGGCCTTGTTGAAGGACATGAGCGACGAGGGCCTGATCGACAGCGCCCCTGGCCGCGCCTTTCACAAGATGGGCGGGCTGCCCAAGGTTACCGTGCTTCGCGTGGTGGACGTGGATGACGGCGGCAACATCTGGGCCACGCCGGAAAAGTGGGAAGCCGAGACGCCGCCGCCGCGGGTACGGGTGCGGGAGCGCCGCCGCGGGGAGATCGGCGTCGGCACGCGGGTGCTGGCGCGGACGGAAGAAGCTGGCAGCGGCTGGATCGCTCATCCGATTAAGGCGCTGGCGCCAGCGGCGGAGCAGATGATCGGCGTACTGCGCGGCGAGGGCGATCGGCTGTGGCTGCAAGGCGTGGAAAAGAAGGAGCGGCGTGAATATGCCGTTTCAGACGCTGGCGGGGCACAGCCCGGCGATCTCGTGCTGGCGGAACGGGCGGGCCGCCCGCCGCGGATCACGGCGCGGGTGGTGGAGCGACTGGGCGATCCGTTCGCCCCGCGTAGCTTCTCGCTGATCGCGATACATCGGCACGAGATCTCGCATGTGTTCGATCAGGAGACGCTGGACGAGGCGGCGCGGGTCGCGCGTCAGCCGCTGGGGGACGGACGCGAGGACCTGACGCACCTGCCGATTGTGGCGATCGATCCCGCCGATGCGCGCGACCATGATGACGCGATCTGGGCCGCGCCGGATGATGATCCCGGCAATCCCGATGGCTGGCGTGCGGTGGTCGCGATCGCGGACGTGAGCTTCTACGTGCGCGCAGGCTCCGCACTTGATCGTGAGGCACGACGCCGTGGCAATTCGGTCTATTTTCCGGATCGCGTCGTGCCGATGCTGCCTGAAGTGCTGTCCGCTGATGTCTGCTCCTTGAAGGAGGACGAGGATCGCGCGGCCATGGCTTGCCACCTTCAGATCACCAAAAATGGCGCGCTGAAATCCTGGCGCTTCACGCGCGCGGTGGTGCGGATCGCGAGTAACATCGCTTATGAGGATGCGCAGGCTGCGATCGACGGGGATGCCGACACTGCCGCGTTGCCTGAGCATTTGATGGCGGCGCTGCATAATCTATGGGGTTGCTGGAGCGCTCTGGCCCAGGCGCGCGACAAGCGGGAGCCGCTGGGACTCGACCTGCCGGAGCGGCAGGTCGCGCTGGACGAAAAGGGGCGGCTGCTATCAGTGGCGCCCCGCGAGCGGCTGGACGCGCATCGGCTGGTGGAAGATTATATGATCGCCGCCAATGTCGCGGCGGCCAAGGCGCTGGAGGCCAAGAAGGCGCCGGTGATGTACCGCGTGCACGAGCCGCCGACACGCGCGAAGCTGGCAGCGCTGAAGGATTATCTCGAGACCTTCGATATTCCCTTCGCACTGGGGCAGGTGATCAAGCCCGCCACCTTCAATAACATTCTCGAGCGGGTAGGCGACGCGGATTTCCGTCCCCAAGTGATGGAGCAGGTGCTGCGTACACAGACGCAGGCTTATTATGGCCCTGGCAATCACGGCCACTTCGGCCTGTCGCTCGGTTCCTACGCCCATTTCACCTCGCCCATCCGCCGCTATGCGGACTTGCTGGTCCATCGCGCGCTGACCAGTTCCTATGGTCTCGGTCCGGGCGGGCTGAACGGCGATGAGGATTTCGAGCGGCTGGGCGAGACGATCAGCAAGCTGGAACGCCGTGCGATGGAGGCCGAGCGCGAGACGATCGACCGCTATGTCGCGGCCTTCCTCGCCGAGCGGGTGGGCGAGATCGTTGATGCGCGGATCACCGGCGTACAAAACTTCGGCTTCTTCGCCACGGTCGAGGGGGTCGGTGGCGACGGCCTGATGCCGGTGAGCGACCTGGGCGGCGAGTATTTCCGCTATGATGAGGCCGCCATGCGTCTGGTGGGCGAAACCAGTGGCGACGAATATGTGCTCGGCCAGCGTTTGAAGCTCCGGCTGGCGGATTCAAACCCGGTCTCAGGTGCGCTGCGCTTCGAACTGCCGGAAGGTAAGGGCGCGCGCCCGGCGCGGCGCGGCGAGCGCGAAGCACGCGCGCCGCGGGTGCTAAAGCGACGCGGGCGGCCGGGCAACATCAGGCATCAGGGGCGGAGGAAGTAA
- the parE gene encoding DNA topoisomerase IV subunit B: MADPDLFRAPVTSADYDASSIEVLEGLEPVRRRPGMYVGGTDERALHHLAAEVLDNAMDEAVAGHATRIEVTLSAGNRLTIVDNGRGIPVDPHPKFPDKSALEVILSTLHSGGKFTGKAYATSGGLHGVGISVVNALSSDTVVEVARDRQLYRQKFSQGKTLGRLETVGAAPNRRGTLVSFVPDTEIFGPDLLFKPARLYRLARSKAYLFAGVEIRWKCAPELISDDTPAEAVFQFPGGLADHLREQVGGRECATADFFSGSQEFHDEAGRVEWAVAWPLWSDGSYSWYCNTIPTPDGGTHEQGLRQALVRGLRSFGDLVNNKRAKELTADDVMVGSELMLSVFIRDPQFQSQTKDRLTSPEAAGLVEKAVRDHFDHWLSQNMDRGRALLGYVLERMDERLRRKAEREVKRKTATSSRKLRLPGKLTDCSTDSNEGTELFIVEGDSAGGSAKQARDRKTQAILPIRGKILNVASATSAKILANQEIADLIQALGCGTRKECRPDNLRYERVVIMTDADVDGAHIATLLMTFFFQEMPDLVRRGHLYLAQPPLYRLTVGAKSLYARDDAHRAEIEATVFKGKKVEVARFKGLGEMNPAQLRETTMDTASRSLIRITLPQEYEERAGVKDLVDRLMGTNPAHRFAFIQENAARMDEEAIDA; this comes from the coding sequence ATGGCTGATCCAGATCTGTTCCGCGCTCCAGTGACTTCCGCCGATTACGACGCATCTTCCATCGAGGTGCTTGAGGGGCTGGAGCCGGTGCGACGGCGGCCGGGCATGTATGTCGGCGGCACCGACGAGCGCGCGCTGCATCACCTCGCGGCCGAGGTGCTGGACAATGCCATGGATGAGGCGGTGGCGGGCCATGCCACCCGCATCGAAGTCACGCTATCAGCCGGTAACCGATTGACGATCGTGGACAATGGCCGCGGTATTCCGGTCGATCCGCACCCGAAGTTTCCGGACAAGAGCGCGCTGGAGGTGATCCTTTCCACCCTGCATTCCGGCGGCAAATTCACCGGCAAGGCCTATGCAACCAGCGGCGGTCTGCACGGCGTGGGCATCTCCGTCGTGAATGCGCTTTCCTCCGACACGGTGGTGGAAGTCGCGCGTGATCGCCAGCTCTACCGGCAGAAGTTCAGCCAGGGAAAGACGCTTGGCAGGCTGGAAACGGTAGGCGCAGCGCCCAATCGCCGAGGCACTTTGGTGAGTTTTGTGCCGGATACGGAGATTTTCGGCCCGGACCTCCTGTTCAAGCCTGCGCGGCTGTACCGACTGGCGCGATCAAAGGCCTATCTGTTCGCCGGAGTCGAGATCCGGTGGAAATGCGCGCCGGAGCTGATCAGCGACGATACGCCGGCCGAAGCCGTTTTTCAGTTCCCCGGTGGGCTTGCCGATCACCTGCGCGAACAGGTCGGTGGCCGCGAGTGTGCGACGGCTGACTTCTTCTCCGGGTCGCAGGAGTTCCACGACGAGGCGGGGCGGGTCGAATGGGCGGTTGCCTGGCCCCTGTGGTCAGACGGCAGCTACAGCTGGTACTGCAACACCATCCCGACGCCTGACGGCGGCACGCACGAGCAGGGCCTTCGACAGGCGCTGGTGCGCGGGCTGCGATCGTTTGGCGATCTGGTGAACAACAAGCGCGCCAAGGAACTGACCGCGGACGACGTGATGGTCGGCAGCGAATTGATGCTCAGCGTCTTCATTCGCGATCCGCAGTTCCAGTCACAGACCAAGGACAGGCTGACGTCGCCCGAGGCCGCAGGGCTCGTGGAAAAGGCCGTTCGTGACCATTTTGATCACTGGCTGAGCCAGAATATGGATCGTGGGCGTGCGCTGCTCGGCTATGTGCTGGAGCGGATGGACGAGCGGCTGCGGCGCAAGGCAGAGCGTGAGGTGAAGCGCAAAACCGCTACCTCCTCACGCAAGCTGCGCCTGCCAGGCAAGCTGACCGATTGTTCCACCGACAGCAACGAAGGCACCGAGCTGTTCATCGTGGAAGGCGATAGCGCCGGCGGGAGCGCCAAGCAGGCGCGCGATCGCAAGACGCAGGCGATCCTGCCGATCCGCGGCAAGATCCTGAATGTCGCCAGCGCGACCAGCGCCAAGATCCTGGCGAACCAGGAAATCGCCGATCTGATCCAGGCGCTGGGATGTGGGACCCGCAAAGAATGCAGGCCCGACAATTTGCGGTATGAGCGGGTCGTCATCATGACCGACGCGGATGTCGACGGCGCACATATTGCGACGCTGCTGATGACGTTCTTCTTTCAGGAGATGCCGGATCTGGTTCGCCGTGGGCATCTGTATCTCGCGCAGCCGCCGCTCTATCGCCTGACGGTCGGCGCCAAGTCGCTGTATGCGCGCGACGATGCGCACCGCGCCGAGATCGAAGCGACGGTGTTCAAGGGCAAGAAGGTGGAAGTTGCCCGGTTCAAGGGACTGGGCGAAATGAACCCGGCGCAGTTGCGCGAAACGACGATGGACACTGCGAGCCGCAGCCTGATCCGCATCACCCTGCCGCAGGAATATGAGGAGCGGGCTGGCGTGAAGGACCTGGTCGACCGGCTGATGGGCACCAACCCGGCGCACCGCTTCGCCTTCATTCAGGAGAATGCGGCGCGCATGGATGAGGAAGCGATCGACGCTTAG
- a CDS encoding ABC transporter permease — protein sequence MSSHPPIGQQSGGQDNSLVRNAPGVPSIRNVNWGGLKTLYVKEVRRFFKVQLQTIWAPAITTLLYLVIFTVALGARGEVHLGGAMVPFADFVAPGLIVMGMLNNAFANASFSLLVGKIQGTIVDYLMPPLSTAELLVALTGGAVTRAFLVGLTVWLAMALWPGVNVVPAHLVAVIWFGLLGSVFLALIGVLTSIWAEKFDHAAAVTNFVVAPLTLLSGTFYSVDRLSPVFQAISHANPFFYIISGFRYGFLGIADSPVVLGSAVVLALDVALGVLCYVLLRRGWRLKN from the coding sequence ATGAGCAGCCACCCCCCAATTGGCCAACAATCCGGCGGCCAGGACAATTCCTTGGTCAGGAACGCGCCAGGCGTCCCGTCAATTCGGAACGTCAATTGGGGCGGCCTGAAGACCTTATATGTGAAGGAGGTGCGTCGCTTCTTCAAGGTCCAGCTGCAAACGATCTGGGCGCCGGCGATCACCACGCTGCTCTATCTCGTTATATTTACCGTCGCCCTGGGCGCCCGCGGAGAGGTGCACCTTGGCGGAGCGATGGTTCCCTTCGCCGACTTTGTGGCTCCTGGTCTCATCGTCATGGGCATGCTGAACAATGCCTTTGCGAATGCCAGTTTTTCGCTGCTCGTCGGCAAGATCCAGGGCACGATCGTCGATTATCTGATGCCTCCGCTGTCCACGGCCGAACTGCTGGTGGCGCTTACCGGCGGAGCGGTGACGCGTGCGTTCCTGGTTGGGCTGACGGTGTGGCTCGCGATGGCGCTCTGGCCGGGCGTAAACGTCGTCCCCGCCCATCTCGTTGCCGTCATCTGGTTTGGTCTGCTTGGCTCCGTCTTCCTGGCGCTGATCGGTGTGCTCACCTCGATTTGGGCGGAGAAGTTCGACCACGCAGCCGCGGTGACGAATTTCGTCGTTGCGCCGCTGACCTTGCTGTCGGGCACCTTCTATTCGGTGGATCGACTGTCGCCAGTGTTCCAGGCGATCAGCCATGCCAATCCCTTTTTCTACATCATCTCGGGCTTCCGCTATGGCTTTCTCGGCATCGCGGACTCACCCGTCGTCCTCGGCAGCGCAGTGGTGCTCGCGCTCGACGTCGCGCTTGGCGTTCTATGCTATGTGCTGTTGCGTCGCGGGTGGCGCCTGAAGAATTAA
- a CDS encoding deoxyguanosinetriphosphate triphosphohydrolase — MTTLAPWASVPAHSKGRLYEEQSKSGGQGERGPRDAYQRDRDRIIHSIAFRRLRHKTQVFLAPDGDHFRVRLTHSLEVAQIGRTIARTLGLNEDLTEALCLAHDIGHPPFGHAGEDALKAAMAGAGGFDHNGHTLRTLMRIERAYPRFDGLNLTWETLEGLAKHNGPARHPGWALAEADCEAELELGTYASLEAQVAALADDIAYDNHDIDDGLRAGLLCVDQLLTVPLVCEGWDRVRSLFPDVSERRQARELVRSQIGVMVNDLLEETRRRIALSKVRTVCDVRNAGQALVAFSDAMRIAERDLKRFMYANLYHHPKQLEAAAAAHQIVAGLFAAFHDDPETLPLEWRASLPNEEPAFSRHIADYIAGMTDRYAIREYVRVVGPVTMPDGF; from the coding sequence GTGACGACGCTTGCGCCTTGGGCTTCTGTCCCGGCGCATAGCAAAGGTCGCCTCTACGAAGAACAAAGCAAGTCCGGCGGGCAAGGCGAGCGTGGTCCGCGCGACGCTTACCAGCGCGACCGCGACCGCATCATTCACTCGATCGCCTTCCGTCGCCTCAGGCACAAGACACAGGTGTTTCTCGCCCCGGACGGCGACCATTTTCGTGTCAGGCTGACCCACAGCCTTGAAGTTGCGCAGATCGGGCGAACAATCGCGCGCACGCTCGGTCTGAATGAGGATCTGACGGAAGCGCTGTGCCTGGCCCACGATATTGGCCATCCCCCCTTCGGTCACGCCGGCGAAGATGCACTGAAAGCTGCCATGGCCGGGGCGGGCGGCTTTGACCATAACGGCCATACGCTGCGGACGTTGATGCGCATCGAGCGGGCCTATCCGCGCTTCGACGGCTTGAACCTGACCTGGGAGACGCTGGAGGGGCTGGCCAAGCACAACGGTCCCGCACGTCATCCTGGCTGGGCCTTGGCAGAGGCTGATTGCGAAGCGGAGCTGGAGCTAGGCACCTACGCCAGCCTGGAAGCGCAGGTTGCAGCGCTGGCCGATGATATCGCCTACGACAATCACGACATCGACGATGGATTGCGAGCCGGGCTCCTGTGCGTCGATCAATTGCTCACGGTTCCGCTTGTTTGCGAGGGTTGGGATCGTGTGCGAAGCTTGTTTCCCGACGTCAGCGAGCGACGACAGGCGAGGGAGCTCGTCCGCAGCCAGATTGGCGTGATGGTGAACGATCTGCTTGAGGAGACCAGGCGCCGTATCGCTTTGTCGAAGGTGCGCACGGTTTGTGACGTTCGCAACGCCGGTCAGGCCTTGGTGGCTTTCTCGGATGCGATGCGCATCGCCGAGCGCGACCTGAAACGCTTTATGTACGCGAACCTTTATCACCATCCCAAGCAGCTAGAGGCTGCGGCGGCGGCGCATCAGATCGTGGCCGGCCTGTTCGCGGCCTTTCATGATGACCCCGAGACGCTGCCGCTTGAGTGGCGTGCAAGCCTCCCCAACGAGGAGCCTGCCTTCAGCCGACATATCGCGGATTACATCGCCGGCATGACCGATCGGTATGCGATCCGCGAATATGTGCGTGTCGTCGGCCCTGTGACGATGCCGGACGGGTTTTGA
- a CDS encoding GcrA family cell cycle regulator, with translation MSWTEERIDTLRKMWEGGQTASQIAEALGGVSRNAVIGKAHRLGLQSRPSPVVPKDAEAKAASAAAPAPAPAAEQVSAPPAPPPPAPPPPPVAAPASPPAVTQVSAPKPITITTPLEPERPAESQRMVRSVGPGGFVRQAPGEQQPPIAPAPPRRLVPAKPSPEIAGKTSLLDLSDKVCKWPLGHPGEPDFHFCGDKVNPGFPYCVEHCGHAYQAQLPRRDRRAAPLPFGGPRMR, from the coding sequence ATGTCCTGGACCGAGGAACGGATCGATACACTGCGCAAGATGTGGGAAGGCGGGCAGACCGCCAGCCAGATCGCGGAGGCGCTGGGCGGGGTCAGCCGCAATGCGGTGATCGGCAAGGCGCATCGCTTGGGCCTGCAGTCGCGCCCGTCACCTGTCGTTCCGAAGGACGCGGAGGCGAAAGCCGCATCGGCGGCTGCTCCTGCTCCTGCTCCCGCAGCAGAACAGGTAAGCGCTCCGCCTGCGCCGCCACCGCCCGCGCCGCCGCCGCCGCCAGTTGCTGCGCCGGCAAGTCCGCCGGCGGTCACGCAAGTGTCGGCGCCCAAGCCGATCACCATCACGACTCCGCTGGAGCCGGAGCGGCCCGCTGAGTCGCAGCGCATGGTTCGGTCTGTCGGGCCGGGCGGTTTCGTGCGTCAGGCGCCAGGTGAGCAGCAGCCACCGATCGCGCCGGCGCCGCCGCGTCGTCTCGTGCCGGCGAAGCCGTCACCGGAGATCGCGGGAAAGACCAGTCTCCTCGATCTGAGCGACAAGGTGTGCAAATGGCCGCTCGGACACCCGGGCGAGCCTGACTTCCACTTCTGCGGCGATAAGGTGAACCCGGGTTTCCCTTATTGCGTGGAACATTGCGGTCACGCCTATCAGGCGCAGTTGCCGCGGCGTGATCGTCGTGCGGCTCCACTTCCGTTCGGCGGGCCGCGGATGCGCTGA
- a CDS encoding SPOR domain-containing protein, with translation MLIARPLILAAALVGAPGAFAQSYPGQQAPMVPRPTPDADALAGAMRRLGANPRDLAALIEAAELSLKLGDVNAAASLLKRAENVDPMNGRVKAGMARILVTQERPGEALRYFDQAVGYGLDPRTFAGDRGLAYDLIGEQERAQRDYRVALRSGGTEEVQRRYALSLGISGKQKEALEIIDDQVRGNDRSAWRVRAFVLAMTGDVPGAQKIAGTMMPQGMGAALAPFFTRLATLPAADRAFAVHFGELRPTPQRLADARMVPALPPLAPEPDRPVQTAAVATPSAPPPAADRGSARSEASRRREAARAEQRARRAGRSDTRTAAAVTAPVVPQPPVATAVGQPPMATAVRQPVNEPTAFQPPRYAGVAFAPPRAVVQSVPGAADDTANRTGGAASVSTASTPSASSRVGTPLPSAGLAQSRAQDRMATPAGDTLAAVRESTNPPAPTVASSTPAAAVPLSAAQATGSAPAASIVAATAPSVESVVPSSANPSVAPRTEVVTSSPTARTGSSGPALTEDTILARIMAGISIPGAELGVAPIRQPEPMTRPSAADVPSPGGTVATASSIAAAETARKAAEAERLAQQERAEEATRARRASSTETVAAQNKPEPKAGGTKLASNAARDSKSGSEQERSSVDPKRKAADAKAAAAKKQADEKRAAEAKKAAEAAKAAKADPSRIWVQVAGGANKEDLPKAWAAAQEKAPALKGKAAYTTPLRFTNRLVTGPFKTDGEAREFINTLSKQGVSAFSFTSESGQKMVRLPAK, from the coding sequence ATGTTGATCGCCCGTCCCTTGATCCTTGCGGCCGCGCTTGTCGGTGCGCCGGGCGCATTCGCGCAGAGCTATCCTGGCCAGCAAGCGCCGATGGTGCCGCGTCCGACGCCGGACGCTGATGCGCTTGCGGGAGCGATGCGGCGGCTCGGCGCCAATCCGCGCGATCTTGCCGCCTTGATCGAGGCTGCCGAGCTGTCGCTCAAGCTTGGTGACGTCAATGCTGCCGCTTCCCTGTTGAAGCGCGCCGAGAACGTCGATCCCATGAATGGCAGGGTTAAGGCGGGGATGGCGCGCATCCTTGTGACCCAGGAGCGCCCCGGTGAGGCGCTGCGCTACTTCGATCAGGCGGTCGGATACGGGCTCGACCCGCGTACCTTCGCCGGTGATCGTGGCCTGGCCTATGATCTGATCGGCGAACAGGAGCGCGCCCAGCGCGATTATCGTGTGGCGTTGCGGTCGGGCGGGACGGAAGAGGTGCAGCGTCGCTACGCCCTTTCTCTCGGGATTTCCGGCAAGCAAAAAGAGGCGCTCGAGATCATCGACGATCAGGTGCGCGGCAATGATCGCAGCGCCTGGCGGGTCCGAGCATTCGTACTCGCGATGACGGGTGACGTGCCGGGCGCGCAGAAGATCGCCGGCACGATGATGCCACAGGGAATGGGCGCCGCGCTGGCTCCCTTCTTCACCCGGCTCGCGACCTTGCCGGCGGCAGATCGGGCCTTCGCCGTTCATTTTGGCGAACTGCGCCCCACGCCGCAGCGGCTTGCCGACGCGCGGATGGTGCCCGCCTTGCCACCCTTGGCACCCGAGCCGGACCGCCCGGTTCAGACCGCCGCCGTCGCTACGCCCAGCGCGCCACCTCCGGCTGCAGATCGCGGAAGCGCGCGGAGCGAGGCGAGCAGGCGGCGCGAGGCAGCACGTGCCGAGCAGCGGGCGCGCCGGGCGGGCCGGAGTGACACGCGCACGGCCGCTGCCGTCACCGCGCCGGTGGTGCCACAGCCGCCTGTTGCAACCGCTGTTGGCCAGCCGCCGATGGCGACTGCCGTGCGACAGCCCGTTAATGAGCCAACCGCGTTTCAGCCACCCCGCTATGCCGGTGTTGCTTTCGCTCCGCCCAGGGCGGTGGTGCAGTCCGTGCCTGGGGCGGCAGATGATACGGCCAATCGGACGGGCGGCGCGGCGTCGGTCAGCACAGCTAGCACGCCGTCGGCATCTTCGCGGGTTGGAACCCCGCTTCCATCAGCGGGTCTTGCCCAATCACGCGCGCAGGACAGGATGGCCACGCCGGCTGGCGATACACTGGCCGCAGTACGTGAATCGACCAACCCGCCCGCGCCGACTGTAGCATCATCGACGCCCGCCGCCGCCGTGCCGCTGTCGGCCGCGCAAGCCACGGGTTCCGCGCCCGCAGCCTCGATCGTCGCCGCGACTGCTCCAAGCGTCGAATCTGTGGTGCCATCATCGGCAAACCCCAGTGTCGCTCCGCGAACGGAGGTGGTGACCTCTTCGCCGACGGCAAGGACCGGATCGTCAGGCCCAGCGCTCACCGAAGATACGATCCTCGCCCGGATCATGGCCGGCATCTCTATCCCGGGCGCCGAATTGGGTGTGGCGCCCATTCGTCAACCAGAGCCGATGACCCGGCCGTCAGCAGCGGACGTGCCGAGTCCCGGCGGAACGGTTGCCACGGCGAGCAGCATCGCCGCGGCAGAAACGGCGCGCAAGGCGGCCGAGGCGGAGCGGCTCGCTCAGCAGGAGCGAGCCGAAGAAGCGACCCGCGCCCGGCGGGCTTCGTCAACCGAGACCGTTGCTGCTCAGAACAAGCCCGAGCCCAAGGCTGGCGGCACCAAGCTGGCCTCAAACGCCGCTCGCGACAGCAAGTCCGGCAGCGAACAGGAAAGATCGTCGGTCGATCCGAAGCGCAAGGCTGCCGATGCGAAAGCAGCTGCCGCCAAGAAGCAGGCTGACGAGAAAAGGGCCGCCGAGGCGAAGAAAGCGGCTGAGGCTGCCAAAGCCGCCAAGGCGGATCCGTCGCGGATTTGGGTGCAGGTCGCTGGCGGTGCGAACAAGGAAGATCTTCCCAAAGCTTGGGCCGCCGCTCAGGAGAAGGCGCCGGCGTTGAAGGGCAAGGCCGCCTATACGACGCCTCTTCGGTTTACGAACCGGCTGGTGACGGGTCCGTTCAAGACTGATGGGGAAGCGCGCGAGTTCATCAACACGCTCTCCAAGCAAGGGGTTTCCGCGTTCTCATTCACCAGTGAGAGCGGGCAGAAGATGGTGAGGTTGCCGGCAAAGTGA
- the ftsZ gene encoding cell division protein FtsZ: MGIEFIAPDVDELTPKIAVIGVGGAGGNAIANMMRADVQGVEFLVANTDAQALKQSIAPQKIQLGAKITQGLGAGSRPEIGRAAAEETIDQVSKLLEGAHMCFIAAGMGGGTGTGAAPVIAKAARDMGILTVGVVTKPFAFEGKRRGNSAEQGIEELQKFVDTLIVIPNQNLFLIANANTTFKQAFELADEVLQQGVRGITDLMVMPGLINLDFADVRSVMQEMGKAMMGTGEADGDDRALIAAQKAIANPLLDGVSMQGAKGVIISITGGEDMRLLEVDEAANHIRELVDPEANIIWGSAFNPELEGRIRVSVVATGIEAVERTEAPAAEPARAFSFSAPRRVEAAPAAPAPAAAAPAPAAPATPVPSPQPTGAAAGAMSAGVPAPGAAPSVQPTAAAREVEEAPGDELLLGSDTMVPAPQSANAASKPAQPEEPRVFGDDESAEAPRRRWLSGGEGGAEVPPQPRVKLGGTLFERMQNASRGAQRGAEEENKDALDIPRFLHRQNNQ; this comes from the coding sequence ATGGGCATCGAATTCATTGCGCCGGACGTTGACGAACTTACCCCGAAGATTGCGGTGATCGGCGTCGGCGGTGCTGGCGGCAACGCAATCGCCAACATGATGCGGGCGGACGTGCAGGGCGTCGAGTTTCTCGTCGCCAACACTGATGCGCAGGCGCTGAAGCAGTCGATAGCGCCCCAGAAGATTCAGCTGGGTGCGAAGATCACCCAGGGCCTGGGCGCTGGCAGTCGTCCGGAGATCGGTCGCGCGGCGGCCGAGGAAACCATCGATCAGGTGTCCAAGCTGCTCGAAGGCGCACACATGTGCTTCATCGCGGCGGGCATGGGCGGCGGCACCGGCACGGGCGCCGCACCGGTCATCGCCAAGGCCGCGCGCGACATGGGCATCCTGACCGTTGGCGTGGTGACGAAGCCGTTCGCTTTCGAAGGCAAGCGCCGCGGCAATTCGGCCGAGCAGGGCATCGAGGAACTGCAGAAGTTCGTCGACACGCTGATCGTTATTCCGAACCAGAACCTTTTCCTGATCGCCAACGCCAACACCACGTTCAAGCAGGCGTTCGAGCTCGCCGACGAAGTGCTGCAGCAAGGTGTTCGCGGCATCACCGACCTGATGGTCATGCCGGGCCTCATCAATCTCGATTTCGCCGACGTGCGTTCGGTGATGCAGGAGATGGGCAAGGCCATGATGGGCACGGGTGAGGCAGACGGCGATGACCGTGCGCTGATCGCGGCTCAGAAGGCGATCGCGAATCCGTTGCTGGATGGCGTGTCCATGCAGGGCGCGAAGGGTGTGATCATCTCCATCACCGGCGGCGAGGACATGCGCCTGCTCGAGGTGGACGAAGCCGCAAATCACATTCGCGAGCTGGTCGATCCGGAAGCCAACATCATCTGGGGCTCCGCGTTCAATCCGGAGCTGGAAGGACGCATTCGTGTGTCGGTGGTGGCAACGGGTATAGAGGCCGTGGAGCGTACGGAGGCACCCGCCGCCGAACCTGCTCGCGCCTTCAGCTTCTCCGCGCCTCGCCGCGTCGAAGCCGCCCCTGCAGCTCCTGCACCTGCCGCCGCCGCACCGGCGCCCGCTGCGCCGGCGACACCCGTGCCGAGCCCGCAGCCCACGGGCGCGGCAGCCGGCGCAATGTCCGCCGGTGTGCCTGCTCCCGGCGCCGCGCCGAGCGTTCAGCCGACGGCTGCCGCGCGTGAAGTCGAGGAAGCGCCAGGCGACGAGCTGCTGCTCGGCAGCGACACGATGGTGCCGGCACCGCAATCGGCAAACGCGGCTTCCAAGCCGGCACAGCCGGAAGAGCCGCGGGTTTTTGGCGACGACGAGTCTGCCGAAGCACCCCGGCGCCGCTGGCTGTCGGGCGGGGAGGGCGGCGCCGAGGTGCCTCCGCAGCCGCGCGTGAAGCTTGGCGGCACGCTGTTCGAACGGATGCAGAATGCCTCCCGCGGAGCACAGCGTGGTGCGGAAGAAGAAAACAAGGATGCACTCGACATCCCTCGTTTTTTGCACCGTCAGAACAATCAGTAA